The following are encoded in a window of Ferribacterium limneticum genomic DNA:
- a CDS encoding response regulator transcription factor, translated as MSAPQAHLVDDDDAIRDALAWLLTSRGIPFAAYDSAENFLAAWTPATSGCVVLDMRMTGISGLDCFDQLLELKSTLPVIFLTGHGDVPLAVSTLKKGAFDFFEKPLNDNELATRIEEAMALDARQRAANATVDSVKARISTLTTRERQIMELVLLGKFNKVIADELNISMRTVEVHRANLFDKMQVKTAVELANLLKP; from the coding sequence ATGAGCGCCCCCCAAGCCCACCTGGTTGATGACGACGATGCCATCCGTGACGCCTTGGCCTGGCTGCTGACCTCACGCGGCATTCCTTTTGCTGCCTACGACTCGGCAGAAAACTTCCTCGCCGCCTGGACGCCAGCCACCAGCGGCTGCGTCGTCCTCGACATGCGGATGACCGGCATCAGCGGCCTCGACTGTTTCGATCAACTGCTCGAACTGAAATCGACCCTGCCTGTGATTTTCCTGACTGGCCACGGCGACGTCCCGCTGGCGGTAAGCACGCTCAAGAAAGGCGCCTTCGATTTCTTTGAAAAGCCGCTCAACGACAACGAACTGGCCACCCGCATCGAGGAAGCCATGGCGCTCGACGCCCGCCAGCGAGCGGCAAATGCTACGGTCGACTCGGTAAAAGCACGAATTTCGACATTGACCACCCGCGAGCGGCAGATCATGGAACTCGTCCTGCTCGGCAAATTCAACAAGGTCATCGCCGACGAGCTAAACATCAGCATGCGCACCGTCGAGGTGCATCGAGCCAACCTTTTCGACAAAATGCAGGTAAAAACTGCGGTCGAACTGGCCAATCTGCTCAAACCCTAA
- the trxA gene encoding thioredoxin TrxA has translation MSEHIHYVTDDTFEAEVLQSQQPVLVDYWAEWCGPCKMIAPILDEVATEYAGKLKVAKVNIDDNQATPAKYGIRGIPTLMIFKNGNIEATKVGALSKSQLAAFIDSNL, from the coding sequence ATGAGCGAGCACATCCATTACGTAACCGACGACACATTTGAAGCGGAAGTGCTGCAATCGCAGCAACCCGTTCTCGTCGACTACTGGGCCGAATGGTGCGGCCCCTGCAAGATGATCGCTCCGATCCTCGACGAAGTAGCCACCGAATATGCGGGCAAACTCAAGGTTGCCAAGGTCAACATTGATGACAACCAAGCCACTCCCGCGAAGTACGGTATCCGCGGCATTCCGACGCTGATGATTTTCAAGAACGGCAACATCGAAGCAACCAAGGTTGGCGCACTGTCCAAGTCCCAACTCGCTGCCTTTATTGACAGCAACCTGTAA
- the rho gene encoding transcription termination factor Rho codes for MQLSELKTLHVSKLLDMATELAIENANRMRKMELIYAILKAKAKNGETIYGDGTLEVLSDGFGFLRSSDTSYLANPDDIYVSPSQVRRFNLRTGDTVEGEIRTPKEGERYVALTKLESINGFPPEANKNKIMFENLTPLHPTRHLKLERDIKSEENITSRVIDMIAPVGCGQRGLLVAPPKTGKTVMLQNIAHAITANHPEVILIVLLIDERPEEVTEMTRTVKGEVVASTFDEPATRHVAVAEMVIEKAKRLVEHKKDVVILLDSITRLARAYNTVQPASGKVLTGGVDANALQKPKRFFGAARNIEEGGSLTILATALIDTGSRMDEVIYEEFKGTGNSEIHLDRRMAEKRMYPAVNVNRSGTRREELLLKPDVLQKMWVLRKLCYPMDDLEAMEFLLDKVKSTKGNQEFFDAMRRG; via the coding sequence ATGCAACTTTCCGAACTAAAAACACTACACGTCAGCAAACTGCTGGACATGGCCACCGAACTGGCCATCGAAAACGCCAACCGCATGCGCAAGATGGAGCTGATCTACGCCATCCTGAAAGCCAAGGCCAAGAACGGCGAGACCATCTACGGCGATGGCACGCTGGAAGTGCTGTCGGACGGCTTCGGCTTCCTCCGCTCCTCCGACACCTCCTACCTCGCCAATCCGGACGACATTTACGTCTCTCCATCGCAAGTTCGCCGCTTCAACCTGCGCACCGGCGACACCGTCGAAGGCGAGATCCGCACGCCTAAGGAAGGCGAACGCTACGTTGCATTGACCAAGCTGGAGTCGATCAACGGCTTCCCACCGGAAGCCAACAAGAACAAAATCATGTTCGAGAATCTGACGCCGCTGCATCCGACGCGTCACCTCAAGCTCGAGCGCGACATCAAGTCCGAAGAAAACATCACCAGCCGCGTCATCGACATGATTGCGCCGGTCGGTTGCGGTCAGCGCGGCCTGCTTGTCGCTCCGCCAAAGACCGGCAAGACCGTGATGCTGCAAAACATTGCCCACGCCATCACCGCCAACCACCCGGAAGTCATTCTGATCGTCCTGCTCATCGACGAGCGTCCGGAAGAAGTCACGGAGATGACGCGTACCGTCAAGGGCGAAGTCGTTGCCTCGACCTTCGACGAGCCGGCTACCCGCCACGTCGCGGTTGCCGAGATGGTCATTGAAAAAGCCAAGCGTCTGGTTGAGCACAAGAAGGATGTCGTCATCCTGCTTGATTCGATCACCCGCCTCGCCCGTGCCTACAACACCGTTCAACCTGCCTCCGGCAAGGTGCTGACAGGCGGCGTCGACGCCAATGCCCTGCAGAAACCGAAGCGCTTCTTCGGCGCCGCGCGCAACATCGAGGAAGGCGGCTCGCTGACCATTCTCGCCACGGCACTGATCGATACCGGCTCGCGCATGGACGAAGTGATTTACGAAGAATTCAAGGGTACCGGCAACTCTGAAATCCACCTCGACCGTCGCATGGCCGAGAAACGGATGTACCCGGCGGTGAACGTCAACCGCTCCGGCACCCGCCGCGAAGAACTGCTGCTCAAGCCCGACGTCCTGCAGAAAATGTGGGTTCTGCGCAAGCTTTGCTACCCGATGGACGACCTCGAGGCGATGGAATTTCTGCTCGACAAGGTCAAATCGACCAAGGGCAATCAGGAATTTTTTGACGCCATGCGCCGCGGCTAA
- the rpmE gene encoding 50S ribosomal protein L31, with product MKANIHPDYNEIQVTCSCGSTFTTKSTMKKALHVEVCSLCHPFYTGKQKIVDTAGRVERFNQKFGAMRGKAAA from the coding sequence ATGAAAGCCAATATCCATCCGGATTACAACGAGATTCAGGTGACCTGCTCCTGCGGCAGCACCTTCACGACCAAGTCGACCATGAAGAAGGCCCTTCATGTCGAAGTCTGTTCGCTCTGCCACCCGTTCTACACCGGCAAGCAAAAGATTGTCGACACCGCCGGCCGTGTTGAACGCTTCAACCAGAAATTCGGTGCCATGCGCGGCAAGGCTGCTGCCTGA
- a CDS encoding ArnT family glycosyltransferase — protein sequence MSDSLTLIRDTLRRGIRLPPAGWVLAAILAFYVLAGLFGRDPWKGEDAIHIGAAWHMLNYSDWLSPDLAGRPFHEPPLYYWSAALTGKLFGWLLPLHEAIRLASGIWVALALIGLYYAGRELYGEDNAAASPLLLAGCAGLLFHAHDAQPMLIALAAYAGGLGGLAAIGRKPRLTGIFYGLAVAGCLLGTGIAPTLPLLAIAPVAWWLSPDRPKALHTLLIGLAIAAVLILPWPLLLLNLEPTRFHGWLATELAPLKTPFSLDGGGRFIAMLPWFAFPAFPLAIWTLRIRRKEIKAPAQLLPLVFLLITLLLLAWAYRPRQIPALLLLPPLALLATPGALALRRGAANAFDWFAMSTFSVFIGIVWLAWSAMALGWPGQMAKRAVVLRPGFVGHLDLLALAVGLAATAWWIWLIVTAPRSPYRSLTHWTLGCTTLWLLATTLVMPWFDFNKSYRPVAQAIAQTLPADHGCLAERGLNQTQLASLSYFVGIEPANENSKAGQACNWLLVVGDTRSELAAPNGKWTKVWEGNRPGDRKETFRLFRH from the coding sequence ATGTCTGATTCGCTCACGCTGATTCGCGACACCTTGCGTCGAGGCATTCGCCTGCCACCGGCCGGCTGGGTGCTCGCTGCCATCCTCGCTTTCTACGTGCTGGCCGGCCTGTTCGGCCGCGATCCGTGGAAGGGCGAGGACGCCATCCACATTGGCGCCGCCTGGCATATGCTGAACTACAGCGACTGGCTGTCGCCTGACCTGGCTGGTCGCCCCTTCCACGAACCGCCGCTCTACTACTGGAGCGCCGCCCTGACCGGCAAGCTGTTTGGCTGGTTGCTGCCGCTGCATGAAGCAATACGTCTGGCCAGCGGTATCTGGGTTGCGCTGGCGCTGATCGGGCTTTACTACGCCGGCCGCGAGTTGTACGGCGAGGACAATGCTGCAGCCAGCCCGCTCCTGCTTGCCGGCTGCGCCGGCTTGCTGTTCCACGCCCACGACGCACAGCCGATGCTCATCGCGCTCGCCGCCTATGCCGGTGGCCTGGGCGGTCTCGCTGCCATTGGTCGAAAACCTCGCCTGACCGGAATTTTCTACGGTCTGGCAGTGGCCGGGTGCCTGCTCGGCACCGGGATCGCCCCGACCCTGCCCTTGCTGGCCATCGCGCCCGTCGCCTGGTGGTTGTCACCGGACCGACCAAAGGCGCTGCACACTCTGCTCATCGGCCTCGCCATTGCGGCCGTCCTTATCCTGCCTTGGCCATTGCTACTGCTCAACCTGGAGCCAACTCGCTTCCACGGCTGGCTGGCCACCGAGCTGGCACCGTTGAAAACGCCATTTTCCCTCGATGGTGGTGGCCGTTTCATTGCCATGCTGCCGTGGTTTGCCTTCCCGGCCTTTCCCTTGGCAATCTGGACGCTACGCATCCGGCGCAAGGAGATCAAGGCACCGGCCCAATTGCTGCCGCTCGTCTTTTTGCTGATTACCTTGCTGCTGCTGGCCTGGGCCTACCGCCCCCGACAGATTCCCGCCCTGCTGCTCCTGCCGCCGCTGGCACTGCTCGCCACGCCAGGAGCTTTGGCCTTGCGCCGAGGGGCAGCCAACGCCTTCGACTGGTTCGCGATGTCGACTTTCAGCGTTTTCATCGGCATTGTCTGGCTGGCCTGGTCAGCCATGGCCCTGGGCTGGCCGGGGCAGATGGCCAAGCGCGCCGTGGTGCTGCGCCCAGGCTTCGTCGGCCACTTAGATCTGCTGGCCCTGGCCGTCGGCCTGGCAGCAACGGCATGGTGGATCTGGCTGATCGTCACCGCGCCACGCTCACCGTATCGCAGCCTGACGCACTGGACGCTCGGTTGCACGACGCTGTGGCTGCTGGCGACGACACTGGTCATGCCGTGGTTCGACTTCAACAAGTCCTACCGCCCGGTCGCCCAGGCTATAGCGCAGACTTTGCCGGCTGACCACGGCTGTCTGGCCGAGCGTGGACTGAATCAAACCCAGCTTGCCTCGCTGTCCTATTTCGTCGGCATCGAACCGGCCAACGAAAACTCAAAGGCGGGACAGGCTTGCAACTGGCTCTTGGTCGTCGGCGACACGCGCAGCGAACTGGCGGCACCGAACGGCAAGTGGACCAAGGTCTGGGAAGGCAACCGCCCGGGTGACCGCAAGGAAACTTTCCGCCTTTTCCGACACTGA
- the orn gene encoding oligoribonuclease, with protein sequence MAGTANNLVWLDMEMTGLNPDGDRIIEMAMVVTNSELEMIAESPAWVVHQTNEILAGMDDWNQKTHGRSGLIDKVKASTMNEAEVEAQALEFLKKYSLAGHSPMCGNSIGQDRRFMARYMPTLEAFFHYRNLDVSTLKELCKRWQPEIYKGFKKKSKHTALADIYESIDEMKYYREHFLKG encoded by the coding sequence ATGGCAGGCACTGCAAACAACCTCGTCTGGCTGGACATGGAAATGACCGGTCTGAACCCGGATGGCGACCGGATTATCGAAATGGCCATGGTTGTCACCAACTCGGAGCTCGAAATGATCGCCGAGTCGCCTGCCTGGGTCGTCCATCAGACCAACGAAATCCTCGCCGGCATGGATGATTGGAACCAGAAAACCCACGGTCGTTCCGGCCTGATCGACAAGGTCAAGGCGTCGACGATGAATGAGGCTGAAGTCGAAGCCCAGGCGCTGGAATTTCTGAAGAAATATTCCCTGGCCGGCCACTCGCCGATGTGCGGCAACTCGATCGGCCAGGATCGCCGTTTCATGGCACGCTACATGCCGACGCTGGAAGCCTTCTTCCATTACCGGAATCTTGATGTCAGCACCTTGAAGGAACTGTGCAAGCGCTGGCAGCCGGAGATCTACAAGGGCTTCAAGAAAAAGAGCAAGCACACGGCGCTGGCCGACATTTACGAATCAATCGATGAAATGAAGTATTACCGCGAGCATTTCCTGAAGGGGTAA